From one Amaranthus tricolor cultivar Red isolate AtriRed21 chromosome 17, ASM2621246v1, whole genome shotgun sequence genomic stretch:
- the LOC130804410 gene encoding kinetochore protein SPC24 homolog has protein sequence MGEKSPQTDIQKLLSYCDDLVGVLADKKDYNALNFCLELSKSVKSFSDSDFNATQIAISDYEKKINDCKHKIEVTQSEVVSDEEVDRLQKELDEEVIKEQLLREDLRVIVDKINDLDNQQLSIEEHNQRLKKLKAELEKDEKILSFYASVTNILPGEENQSKISGYIVEHNKKPVEKFEFDLQQESSFDICNKTWKMIKP, from the exons atggGGGAAAAATCTCCCCAAACTGATATACAGAAGCTATTATCTTACTGCGACGACCTTGTTGGTGTTCTTGCAGACAAGAAAGACTATAACGCGCTCAATTTTTGCCTTGAGCTATCAAAGTCAGTCAAATCGTTTTCTGATTCTGATTTTAACGCTACCCAGATTGCCATTTCAG ATTACGAGAAAAAGATAAATGATTGCAAGCACAAAATAGAAGTTACGCAATCTGAAGTAGTCTCTGATGAAGAAGTGGACCGCCTTCAGAAAGAGCTCGACGAGGAAGTCATAAAAGAGCAGTTGCTTCGAGAGGATCTTAGA GTGATTGTTGACAAGATTAATGACTTAGATAATCAGCAACTTTCGATAGAGGAACATAATCAGCGGCTGAAGAAACTTAAAGCAGAACTTGAGAAAGATGA GAAGATACTTTCATTCTATGCATCTGTCACAAACATTCTTCCAGGCGAGGAGAATCAATCGAAAATCTCAGGAT ACATCGTGGAGCATAATAAAAAGCCAGTCgagaaatttgaatttgatctACAACAAGAAAGTTCCTTCGACATATGCAATAAGACTTGGAAGATGATAAAGCCATAA